AAGTAATCAAGATCTTCAGTCCTTATGATGTTTTGTAAGGTACCGTTTTAATTCTTCTAAGTCTTATGAACTATATAGGTCAGTGAAGAAGTGGAGCGTGCTTTGGCAAAACTAGGCCCTGCTAAACTGGCTGAAAGGTGTATCCTAGCCTCATATTCAAATTTCTAAGCCAAACTTCTCTACTTTTTGTAATGTTTTTCTGCAGGTTATGATAAGCAATTCATTTTCATGAATTTTCTGTTAAGCATGAATTACTTAATTTAGCTTGCATTAGATCTTTTCCATCAAGAATTTGAAGGTTCAAAGGCAAAGAAtgaatatattcaaatttttatccaatttaaatttaaactgatTTGAGGCAATTATGGTAAAACATCTTGCTTTCTTAGGCAATTGGGCTATAGGGCTTATAAACTTGAATCCCCTAAAGATTTATACAATCCATTTGTTTCCATGTACTTTGGTGCTGACTATGTGACATGGTTATCCGAATATGAAGAGAGGTATGTTAATTCAGCTATATACTTACATATTCTCTTTTAGTTGTATCAACTATGcataatatttttagttcaaataaattaaagtatatatacatatacgtTTGGAGAAATCTCcttaatatattaaaagtatATCTTATTCCAAATTCTTTATagtgaatattattttttcatttatcaTCTTTTACCTTAAAATAAAACCTGAAATAATTAAtacttttcttatttcttatttatttatttaattacccaattaatttgtttatattattaattacctAGAATTTCAATTCTTACTATTTTGGGTTTTGATAAACTGGTACGAATAAATCTGAAACTTTTGCAAATAGCCTAGTATTGTATATAGCAGTGATTTGAGGAACCTCATCATTTGAAAACTTGGAATTTCTTCAGCCAGCAAGAAAGAAGAATTGGTATgctatttttatattctttaaaagtgcaaatcctttattttatcctattaaatagaaaaatcatgtccttaaattctaaatcttataCTAATaactttcaaaatttaaaattaggtgTATTCTTGAAAACAGTTTCAAACACAATTGTTGTCTTActagatttatttttaaaaaatttaatataatttcatatataaataaatttaataaattattttcaaaaaaaaaatggtatTCGAAACAatctaagaaaataaaaacattaacaAGGGATAGAGTGGGGTTTTGATTTGCTAAATTGATGGTAATCATTAATTGATGacatttttcaattaagttcttAAATTCTGATGATATTCTTGATTTCAATAGGATCATCAAATCATGTATTTGCTGTAGAAAATGCTGATTCTCCAACAGTTAACTCTGGGGATGAACTGAAAGAAACTACAGTTAACTCTGGGGATGAAAATGATACACCAGGGTAAGTTCTTCATATCAATTCCCTTTCATTTAATATGAATTTAGTCTCATGCTTTATGTGCAATACCTAGAAAAGAGTAGTAGTACCAATTTGGAACAATTTGGagaaataataatgaaatattattctttttatgttaCTATTATTGCAGATATGCAATGAGTGGGAAATTGAATGCTAAGAGTGCTCTACATAGCTTGGGTGTTGTCCTTCAGAAACTTTTGGCAGATCATGCATTATCGAGTGGTCAGCAGAGCCTATTTTTTAGGGAGGACGATTCTAACGATCATGATAACTCGGATGATTATTTAGACGAGTATGAGTAGGTTATTTAATTACGTTACTTTGAATATTAAGTATTATTAGTGGATTACAATTTAAACGAATATAAGTCTAAGTTTAGTTATTTATCTTGTCTTGAGTCTTTATGTTAGaggattatttattattttgataagtttgtaaatttattatctaatatttaatgtaaattttatttttgtatttaaaagtttatttgtcttgttatatatattctgtataaattttatttttatatttatttgcattaattatttattatttttcaaacagaaaaaaattaaaacatatctATTAAAATCGACGGAATAATTGtcgatttttaattttaaaatagacaaGGAAACTCAAATATAGACATAGAATTTGTCggtatatgaataataaaatcgACGGCAACTGCGTCGATTTTATTGGATCCAATATCGACGGCAACGTTGTCGATTTTGGTAAGCATATTATGGACAAACATATTGTCAATTTTATTGGATAAAAAATCGACAGAAATGGCgtcgattttatataataatattgacGGCGATGTTGTCGACTTtattaagaatataaaattcTCAAACTCATATTATAGACGAAACAACtgtcgattttattaaattattatcgacGGCCAGACAAGCCGTCGATTTTATTAGCATTTTGAAAAATCGACAGGCTTAATAGCGACCAACTCCGCCATCTATTTTGCCGTcgaattttaatattatcgacGGCTTAGCCGTCGATTTGGCCGTCGATTTTAACGACGTTTCTTCTAGTGGTTTCTCCCCaggaatgaaggtggtgttgacCAGTAATCCAACATGGGTTTATATAGTAATCAGAATCctctctctggagcatattgagctacgtTATGGAGACATAGaaaagaagttcaaagtaaggggtgaagagctAAGCCCCTATGACCCCCTCCTTAGAgaagctgaccgtcaagctagtgacgataaagaagcgcttgtcgggaggcaacccgataatttcgtatccttagttatttttcgtagtagtagttttcttacttgttgatttttattgagttcttactaattttttgatcatgcagctattttatcaCAGAAACCAAACACCTCAAGctctatatataattcaaataaaaaaagagagagcacatgatgagcggataatttgtacgctttttggcattgtttttagtatgtttttagtatgttctagttagtttttagtatatttttattagtttttagttaaaattcacttttctggactttactatgagtttgtgtgtttttctgtgatttcaggtattttctggctgaaattgagggacctgagcaaaaatctgattcagagactaaaaaagactgcagatgctgttggattctaacctccctacttgcactagaagtggattttatggagctacagatgcccaattgacgcgctctcaacagcgttggaaagtagacatcctgggctttccagaaatatatgatagtccatactttgcccaagatttgatggcccaaaccggcgttcaaagtcaccatcagaattcccagcgttaaacgccggaattggcacaaggatgggagttaaacgcccaaactggcataaaagctggcgtttaactccaagaagagtctctacacgaaaatgcttcaatgctcagtccaagcacacaccaagtgggcccggaagtggatttttatgtcatttactcatctgtgtaaaccctaggctactagttctctataagtaggaccttttactattgtattttcatctttggatttcTTTTGATCTtaagatcatctttggacatctagttcttagatcactgggaggctggccattcggccatgcctagaccttgttcttatgtattttcaacggtggagtttctacacaccatagattaaggtgtggagctctgctgtacctcgagtattaatgcaattactattgtggtctaaaccttgtctgtggtattctgagtaggattcaatgattgaatgactgtgacgtgcttcaaactcctgagggccgggcgttagtgacagacgcaaaagaatcactggattctattccgacatgatcgagaaccgacagctgaatagccatgccgtgacagggtgcgttgaacattttcactgagaggatgggaggtagccactgacaacggtgaaacccttgcatacagcttgccatggaaaggagtaagaaggattggtgAAGACAGTAgcaaagcagagagacggagggaacacagcatctccatacgcttatctgaaattcccactaatgaattgcataagtatctctatctttatctttatgttttattcatcattcataaccaattgagttttcctgactaagatttacaaggtgaccatagcttgcttcataccaacaatctctgtgggatcgacccttactcgcgtaaggtttattacttggacgacccagtacacttgctggttagttgtgcgaagttgtgtttatgccatggtattgagcaccaagtttttggattcatcaccggggattatttgaaaagtattgatcacaatttcgtgcaccagcacacgacgcgtacgcgtcagatggatgtgtgtgaaaaataaattggacagagagttgtgcaagaGTGACGCCAAAATGGAGCCTTTCGCACAAACGatcccacgcgttcgcgtac
This sequence is a window from Arachis duranensis cultivar V14167 chromosome 2, aradu.V14167.gnm2.J7QH, whole genome shotgun sequence. Protein-coding genes within it:
- the LOC127744762 gene encoding uncharacterized protein LOC127744762 isoform X3, whose product is MKRENADSPTVNSGDELKETTVNSGDENDTPGYAMSGKLNAKSALHSLGVVLQKLLADHALSSGQQSLFFREDDSNDHDNSDDYLDEYE
- the LOC127744762 gene encoding uncharacterized protein LOC127744762 isoform X2; its protein translation is MKRGSSNHVFAVENADSPTVNSGDELKETTVNSGDENDTPGYAMSGKLNAKSALHSLGVVLQKLLADHALSSGQQSLFFREDDSNDHDNSDDYLDEYE
- the LOC127744762 gene encoding uncharacterized protein LOC127744762 isoform X1; this encodes MIFLISIGSSNHVFAVENADSPTVNSGDELKETTVNSGDENDTPGYAMSGKLNAKSALHSLGVVLQKLLADHALSSGQQSLFFREDDSNDHDNSDDYLDEYE